The stretch of DNA NNNNNNNNNNNNNNNNNNNNNNNNNNNNNNNNNNNNNNNNNNNNNNNNNNNNNNNNNNNNNNNNNNNNNNNNNNNNNNNNNNNNNNNNNNNNNNNNNNNNNNNNNNNNNNNNNNNNNNNNNNNNNNNNNNNNNNNNNNNNNNNNNNNNNNNNNNNNNNNNNNNNNNNNNNNNNNNNNNNNNNNNNNNNNNNNNNNNNNNNNNNNNNNNNNNNNNNNNNNNNNNNNNNNNNNNNNNNNNNNNNNNNNNNNNNNNNNNNNNNNNNNNNNNNNNNNNNNNNNNNNNNNNNNNNNNNNNNNNNNNNNNNNNNNNNNNNNNNNNNNNNNNNNNNNNNNNNNNNNNNNNNNNNNNNNNNNNNNNNNNNNNNNNNNNNNNNNNNNNNNNNNNNNNNNNNNNNNNNNNNNNNNNNNNNNNNNNNNNNNNNNNNNNNNNNNNNNNNNNNNNNNNNNNNNNNNNNNNNNNNNNNNNNNNNNNNNNNNNNNNNNNNNNNNNNNNNNNNNNNNNNNNNNNNNNNNNNNNNNNNNNNNNNNNNNNNNNNNNNNNNNNNNNNNNNNNNNNNNNNNNNNNNNNNNNNNNNNNNNNNNNNNNNNNNNNNNNNNNNNNNNNNNNNNNNNNNNNNNNNNNNNNNNNNNNNNNNNNNNNNNNNNNNNNNNNNNNNNNNNNNNNNNNNNNNNNNNNNNNNNNNNNNNNNNNNNNNNNNNNNNNNNNNNNNNNNNNNNNNNNNNNNNNNNNNNNNNNNNNNNNNNNNNNNNNNNNNNNNNNNNNNNNNNNNNNNNNNNNNNNNNNNNNNNNNNNNNNNNNNNNNNNNNNNNNNNNNNNNNNNNNNNNNNNNNNNNNNNNNNNNNNNNNNNNNNNNNNNNNNNNNNNNNNNNNNNNNNNNNNNNNNNNNNNNNNNNNNNNNNNNNNNNNNNNNNNNNNNNNNNNNNNNNNNNNNNNNNNNNNNNNNNNNNNNNNNNNNNNNNNNNNNNNNNNNNNNNNNNNNNNNNNNNNNNNNNNNNNNNNNNNNNNNNNNNNNNNNNNNNNNNNNNNNNNNNNNNNNNNNNNNNNNNNNNNNNNNNNNNNNNNNNNNNNNNNNNNNNNNNNNNNNNNNNNNNNNNNNNNNNNNNNNNNNNNNNNNNNNNNNNNNNNNNNNNNNNNNNNNNNNNNNNNNNNNNNNNNNNNNNNNNNNNNNNNNNNNNNNNNNNNNNNNNNNNNNNNNNNNNNNNNNNNNNNNNNNNNNNNNNNNNNNNNNNNNNNNNNNNNNNNNNNNNNNNNNNNNNNNNNNNNNNNNNNNNNNNNNNNNNNNNNNNNNNNNNNNNNNNNNNNNNNNNNNNNNNNNNNNNNNNNNNNNNNNNNNNNNNNNNNNNNNNNNNNNNNNNNNNNNNNNNNNNNNNNNNNNNNNNNNNNNNNNNNNNNNNNNNNNNNNNNNNNNNNNNNNNNNNNNNNNNNNNNNNNNNNNNNNNNNNNNNNNNNNNNNNNNNNNNNNNNNNNNNNNNNNNNNNNNNNNNNNNNNNNNNNNNNNNNNNNNNNNNNNNNNNNNNNNNNNNNNNNNNNNNNNNNNNNNNNNNNNNNNNNNNNNNNNNNNNNNNNNNNNNNNNNNNNNNNNNNNNNNNNNNNNNNNNNNNNNNNNNNNNNNNNNNNNNNNNNNNNNNNNNNNNNNNNNNNNNNNNNNNNNNNNNNNNNNNNNNNNNNNNNNNNNNNNNNNNNNNNNNNNNNNNNNNNNNNNNNNNNNNNNNNNNNNNNNNNNNNNNNNNNNNNNNNNNNNNNNNNNNNNNNNNNNNNNNNNNNNNNNNNNNNNNNNNNNNNNNNNNNNNNNNNNNNNNNNNNNNNNNNNNNNNNNNNNNNNNNNNNNNNNNNNNNNNNNNNNNNNNNNNNNNNNNNNNNNNNNNNNNNNNNNNNNNNNNNNNNNNNNNNNNNNNNNNNNNNNNNNNNNNNNNNNNNNNNNNNNNNNNNNNNNNNNNNNNNNNNNNNNNNNNNNNNNNNNNNNNNNNNNNNNNNNNNNNNNNNNNNNNNNNNNNNNNNNNNNNNNNNNNNNNNNNNNNNNNNNNNNNNNNNNNNNNNNNNNNNNNNNNNNNNNNNNNNNNNNNNNNNNNNNNNNNNNNNNNNNNNNNNNNNNNNNNNNNNNNNNNNNNNNNNNNNNNNNNNNNNNNNNNNNNNNNNNNNNNNNNNNNNNNNNNNNNNNNNNNNNNNNNNNNNNNNNNNNNNNNNNNNNNNNNNNNNNNNNNNNNNNNNNNNNNNNNNNNNNNNNNNNNNNNNNNNNNNNNNNNNNNNNNNNNNNNNNNNNNNNNNNNNNNNNNNNNNNNNNNNNNNNNNNNNNNNNNNNNNNNNNNNNNNNNNNNNNNNNNNNNNNNNNNNNNNNNNNNNNNNNNNNNNNNNNNNNNNNNNNNNNNNNNNNNNNNNNNNNNNNNNNNNNNNNNNNNNNNNNNNNNNNNNNNNNNNNNNNNNNNNNNNNNNNNNNNNNNNNNNNNNNNNNNNNNNNNNNNNNNNNNNNNNNNNNNNNNNNNNNNNNNNNNNNNNNNNNNNNNNNNNNNNNNNNNNNNNNNNNNNNNNNNNNNNNNNNNNNNNNNNNNNNNNNNNNNNNNNNNNNNNNNNNNNNNNNNNNNNNNNNNNNNNNNNNNNNNNNNNNNNNNNNNNNNNNNNNNNNNNNNNNNNNNNNNNNNNNNNNNNNNNNNNNNNNNNNNNNNNNNNNNNNNNNNNNNNNNNNNNNNNNNNNNNNNNNNNNNNNNNNNNNNNNNNNNNNNNNNNNNNNNNNNNNNNNNNNNNNNNNNNNNNNNNNNNNNNNNNNNNNNNNNNNNNNNNNNNNNNNNNNNNNNNNNNNNNNNNNNNNNNNNNNNNNNNNNNNNNNNNNNNNNNNNNNNNNNNNNNNNNNNNNNNNNNNNNNNNNNNNNNNNNNNNNNNNNNNNNNNNNNNNNNNNNNNNNNNNNNNNNNNNNNNNNNNNNNNNNNNNNNNNNNNNNNNNNNNNNNNNNNNNNNNNNNNNNNNNNNNNNNNNNNNNNNNNNNNNNNNNNNNNNNNNNNNNNNNNNNNNNNNNNNNNNNNNNNNNNNNNNNNNNNNNNNNNNNNNNNNNNNNNNNNNNNNNNNNNNNNNNNNNNNNNNNNNNNNNNNNNNNNNNNNNNNNNNNNNNNNNNNNNNNNNNNNNNNNNNNNNNNNNNNNNNNNNNNNNNNNNNNNNNNNNNNNNNNNNNNNNNNNNNNNNNNNNNNNNNNNNNNNNNNNNNNNNNNNNNNNNNNNNNNNNNNNNNNNNNNNNNNNNNNNNNNNNNNNNNNNNNNNNNNNNNNNNNNNNNNNNNNNNNNNNNNNNNNNNNNNNNNNNNNNNNNNNNNNNNNNNNNNNNNNNNNNNNNNNNNNNNNNNNNNNNNNNNNNNNNNNNNNNNNNNNNNNNNNNNNNNNNNNNNNNNNNNNNNNNNNNNNNNNNNNNNNNNNNNNNNNNNNNNNNNNNNNNNNNNNNNNNNNNNNNNNNNNNNNNNNNNNNNNNNNNNNNNNNNNNNNNNNNNNNNNNNNNNNNNNNNNNNNNNNNNNNNNNNNNNNNNNNNNNNNNNNNNNNNNNNNNNNNNNNNNNNNNNNNNNNNNNNNNNNNNNNNNNNNNNNNNNNNNNNNNNNNNNNNNNNNNNNNNNNNNNNNNNNNNNNNNNNNNNNNNNNNNNNNNNNNNNNNNNNNNNNNNNNNNNNNNNNNNNNNNNNNNNNNNNNNNNNNNNNNNNNNNNNNNNNNNNNNNNNNNNNNNNNNNNNNNNNNNNNNNNNNNNNNNNNNNNNNNNNNNNNNNNNNNNNNNNNNNNNNNNNNNNNNNNNNNNNNNNNNNNNNNNNNNNNNNNNNNNNNNNNNNNNNNNNNNNNNNNNNNNNNNNNNNNNNNNNNNNNNNNNNNNNNNNNNNNNNNNNNNNNNNNNNNNNNNNNNNNNNNNNNNNNNNNNNNNNNNNNNNNNNNNNNNNNNNNNNNNNNNNNNNNNNNNNNNNNNNNNNNNNNNNNNNNNNNNNNNNNNNNNNNNNNNNNNNNNNNNNNNNNNNNNNNNNNNNNNNNNNNNNNNNNNNNNNNNNNNNNNNNNNNNNNNNNNNNNNNNNNNNNNNNNNNNNNNNNNNNNNAATTAAGATGGCaactcattaaaaatgttactgcaTTCAGGCAAGACGAGGCCCAAAATGCAaagctcagctgctgtgctggctgggtgTCTGTTTCTGGAGGAAAACGGACATTTCTCCCTCTGATGCCTCAGGGGAAGGCTTCCAGGTCTCTGTTCCTCTTGGAGGTCAGCAAACCCAGCGCGCTCCTGGAAGCCCTGCAAGCAGCTACTCTGGTTCTacagaacacacacacaggagGCACTTGCTGGActaaagagaaggaaggggTTAATCAAAGCAGAGATTTGAGactgatgaaaggaaaagaggttTATGAAGATGGAGAGGTGAGAGGCTCTCCAGAACCAGGCAGAGTTACCTGTGGAGGAGGCGGAGGATCACTGCCCCTTCTGTTCTCCCATGGGTGCACCAGAGCCAAACACGCCTATAAAGGGTTGGGGATGTGCCAATGCAGTCACGGgccaatgaaaaaaaagccttttctagcctgtattttctttcttccaacGAGAAAGGAAGGTCCACTTTGAGACTGCTTTTACCACAGAGCCCCTGATCTTTGTGCAACCAGTCTTAGACCATCCAAGTTTGTGTAAGACACGTTAGACCACAGGGTGATGTAAAATTCCTGGAAATGTGCAATGAGTGCTCCTTCTGATCCTGAGGGCTCCTTGGctgtagaatcatggaatggtttgggctggaagggaccttaaagatcaaccagttccaccccctgccatggggcaAAAggtggggacaccttccactatcccaggttgctccatccagcctggccttgaacatttccagggatccaggggcagccacagcttctctgggcaacctgtgccagggcctccccaccctcacagggaaaaatttcccctctttccctAGGAAAAAATCACTGGCAATGTCATCAGCTTCCCCTGGTGATTGCTGTGGTGCTTTACAGATCTTCTGCACCAAGGAGCCAAGAGAACCAGAAACCTTGATGCCTAGGAGGGATTCCAAAACTGAGAAAGGAGGAGGACAGGAATGGGCTGTGGGAATCTCTGTGGATTTTAAGAAATCTCAGCTCCGATGTCCACCCTCAGGTTACCTAAATCTAGAGTTTGTTTCCAGCTGGATAAACTCCACATGGGACAAATCATGCCTTTGCAATGCAGTCAGTGAAGCACAGATAAATATTACTGCTGCTCTAGAGGTGTAAAGCTGAATTTTTGCTCCCTGGTTCTTCAAGCAGCACTTTTATCCTCATATTTGCAGGGCTTTGGAAGCAGCTGGCAAACCCTCTGCTTGCTTGTGCCTTCCCTGAGCTGGGGGGTCTCTGTGGTGGGAGAGGTACAATTCCCAGAGGGATCAGGGACAGCTCACTCCACATTGCTGCTTAAAACACCCAACAGCAGATGGGATTTCGAGGCAGGTTTTGGCCAAGTCAGGTCTGGGCAGTTTTCCACAGGGCTGTCCAAGGCCACTGGATGGACAGCAGGGCTGTTCCCACATGGATTTCATGCGAATTTTTGCCAGGTGTGGAGGTGCTGTGAGGACAAATGTTGGGCAATCGTACCAAAGGTCTGTCATCCTTCCTGTCATTTCCACAGAGgatgcaggaggaagaggacgGCAGAGAGAAGGTGAAGAATTCTCATTGCTTCAAGTGTCTGGGGACATTCCCATTGTCCCAGGTAAGCTGAGGTGACCTATGGACACACAGGGTTTAACCCAGTGGCCTTCACACCAGCACCTAGAGTGATTTAGGGTGCTCTGGGCTGTCTGAGATCTCCTCCTGGGACTGGTGGAAAAGGGTCAGGAGAGAGGAGACCAAgccagggagaagggatgggacaCAGGGGCATCTCAGGTAGCACTTGTGTTAGTGTGGGCAAAGGAACTGAGACCTGGATGTTCACTGGGAAAAGTGGACTGGAAAGTCTCTGGTGTGCTGAGTGATAAAAAATCAACTGGGATTTAGAAGAGTCCTTCTACATGTCCATATtaacattttatatattaatatatctATGTTAGTGTGGATTTGCTAGGAGAGCTGTagagaaacagaagagtaaGAAATGTCATAATAGAATGTGTctacatttaaataaacaattACTTAAATTAATATCCTGTCTATTCCTGAGCAAATCACAGGTTACACTATCTGGATTATTCTTCTCTATTTGCATGATCTTCAGCAAAGATAAAGTATAAAAGGGTGGAATAAATAGTTCAGCCTTTGTTTCTCTTGGAATATTTATAGATTATATGCACAGgcataatatatatttatataaatatgtttttatataaatatatttttatataaatatataaatatatatatgattGCATATGTTGTCTATATAAAAGAAGAACATGATTTTTGGGGCTCCACACAGTACCCCAGGAAAAGGGAACTGAATAAGACATTCAGCTGTCCAAATGCTTTCAGGATACAATATTAATTGATTTGCAATATTCATTCTTTAAGTGCATGTGTTTAACTGCCAAGAAACAGGTTAGATAAATGCATAACTTTTGTAATCAGGAGTGGCCAAAACAATACTTAGAGTCAATAACAATATATAGGAATTAAAATAAGAGTTAAGTTATAGTATTTAAGGTATTTAAAGGAAGTTTACCATCAATCataagaacaaataaaattaatcagttAAAGATCTTATCTAAATCCTGATATGTGAGCTTGGATCAGTTTTGTTCCACTTTGGGCAGGTGGCACATGCACAAAGTGGaagaaacagtaattttatCCTATTTTAAGCTCCTTTTCAGGTGGTGACCCCAAAATCTCAATTGAGAGCTCTGTGCCTCTAAGAACTCATTTATACATTTACTATTCAGAGTGTCTATTTCTGCCTGTTTACATTTCATCACTTGATTATTTaagtttttgtggttttttttttttaaaagaactaaaTCAAAGTCCAAATAATAGAAACAAAAGCTCctcattataaagaaaatatacacATTCTTTCAATTAAATTATACAGGAATGGGATTTTAAATAGCTCTCTTtttctggggagcctgttcattgcccagccaccctctggatgaagaacttttcctgatatccaacttaaacctccccCAGCTCAGCTTCTTTCCGTTTCCTCGAGTCCAAAATCCATATGATTTTGAGAGCAGTGACTGGTTGCTTGTCCGTCACAGGAGTCCACAGCAGAGTGCAGAACAGGGAGGGTTTTGAGTCTGGACTGTCAGAAAACATCATTCACTCTCATATCAGTGCTGGGAATCAAAAGACAGCATtagaattaaggaaaaaatccatAAAACCCCGCTGTCAGAATAATTTCCGTACCCTTGACTGAAGAAGGCTGCTGGAGGGGAGTTTCAGCTTTAGCTCTTCATTGCCATCTTCTGGGAGAGAGCCGGGTCGGTGGATGCTCTTTGAAGTATAGGAATGTTGGGGTTTTCTCCTGGTGATATGACAATGAAAACACAACGTCTGGGCTCACAGGTGCTTTCAGGGTTCAGGTCAAACCAGTGCTGCCATCACTTTCTCTGTCCAAATGCTCTGGGGGCACATATTTGACCAAAACCTTTTTACGGAGGTTCTTTCCTTTGGCCATCTGGCAAGTGGCCGTGTGGAAGTGGATGTTTCCCTGGAATCTTAGTTATTCCAAcctaattattttctgtgggaCAAGCAGAACACAGATGTGGTAAATTCACAAGAATGAAAGAgtgaccagcaggtcaagggagggcACTCTGCTCTCATGACATTCTACCTGGGGTCCCCCACAtaaggacatggagctgctggagtgagtccagaggaggccatggactgctccaagggctgcagcccctctgctctggagccaggctgggagagctgggggtgttcacctggaaaagagaaggatccagggagacctcagagcccctcccagggcctaaaggggcttcaggagagctggagagggacttgggacaaggcatggagggacaggacacaggaaaTGGCTTCCCattgccagagggcagggatagatgggatattgggaaggaattgttggctgtgagggtggtgaggccctggcactgggtgcccagagaagctgtggctgcccctggatccctggaagtgtgaaaggccaggctggacagggtttggagcaccctgggctagtggaaggtgtccctgcccatgacagggggtgggactggatgagctttaaggtcccttccaacccaaaccattctggggtTCTATGAACACAGAGGGGTCTCACCTGGCTTTCACACAGGAGAATCATTGCAAAATCTGGGCTTCCCTAATTCAGCTGCTATGGGGCTGTGGAGGCATCTCCAGGCTCCAGAGACAGCCCTGCAGCATTAGGTCCCCCCTGGATCCCAGCCTGTGTGTCCCAGGCCACCGTTTTCCACCACCCACGAGAGATCGATGTGTTGGGCACACACCAGGGCGGTGCGAGGTGCTTTTGGGAAGAGCCAACTCATGTcccagggaaaggggagggagtTCATGAGCGGTCACCGTCCGCCATCCTCTGCTGGGAAGTGACATTTTGGCTGCTGGGAATTGGTGTGACAAGTCCATGTCCTTGGCCAGCTGGTCTGTGGCAGCTCTGTCATCCACAGAATATATAAAGCCAGTTGTTTGGGGGTGAGGCATCACTCTGTGAAGATACCCCGGAGAAGAACCAGGTAGGACACGCTGACCCCTCTCCTCAGGTCCTTTTGAGTAAGATGAAGGTGTAATTTCCACAACAGTTTCAACCAAAGAGGAGAAAACCACGtaatttttaacaatattttttgcttctctaaaaagaaatgtatcaTCCGAGATGTATAATATTGCAGCTTAATTAAATCCTCATGAGCATCTGAAATGGTCAGTGCTTGGTATTTCATTAATGCATTTGGCTGATTATTGAAGTCAATGATGGTGAgtctcaatttttaaattagtttgtATTATTTTCCAAAGGTAGCTGGAATATGCAGCAAGAAATTATAGTGGAGAGACAATTCAGGGCTGCCAGGAGGGATAGATGGCTTCTTAGATTTTCTGCAGACATTTCAAGGACTTATTATTGGCTCCTAAGCTGCAAAAATGACGATTATTTGAATAATTAAAGGTTCTgagtgtttattttcagagaaattggAAAGGTTTAAGTTATTTACAcctatctgaaagaaaatacatgataattaaataaaatggacATTTTAGTCATTAAGTGACTTGCTGTGAGCATGAAGTACCACACTGTATGGACTGCCAGGAAGGAAGCTGACTCCACCCCAGCCAGACCAAGCAGAGTTgctcaaataaaataaaataaataataaataaataaataaaaattctaaatGGAAATAACGATGATTTTGTGGCTATGTTGCttaaaagtaaagaaaggaaCCTATGGAAAGATGGCTTATATTATAAAACTTAGATAAAATTTTGAGGAAGTTAATTAAAtttcttatatttaaaaaaaaaattagcattcaAGATGAATTGGATTCAAATATAGGAGGCTTCACTGGGGCTGGTGTATGCTGTCACTGCAGTTGAGGgataaaaaccagcaaaaataatcaaattcttttaaattttatagtcataaatacattttctctatCTTATGCAGTGTGCTTTCAAATTTATCTTTCCTTAAAAACTGTTATTTCTATAGATTCACTCTGGAACTTTTACTCTGTTACATAAAtgccaatttttattttaaaattgcagcttATTTGTCATTAATAGTGTTTGTGCTGGGTGATGACAAATGCAGGTTAAATGTGTGacttctttctgatttttttcttagcatCTGTTGCATTTGGTGGCACTGAATTTGGCCATGAagatcttttcccttttctttgctgttctgcTCTTAATGCTCCAGGGCACTTCAGGTAAGAGCTAAATAAAATCTAAGGAAATGCAGAGGGAAATGGTGAGtatggaaaaaaagtagaaataggaagagaaataaaaccagaaagaataggaatgggaatgggaatgagaatgggaatgggaatagGAATAGGAATAGGAAGAGaagtagaaatagaaatataagaaatagaaatagaaatttaaaaagggTTTAGTCCCTTTTGCCCCTGGCCAAAGTCCTGCCAGTGTGTTGGGCACAATTTAGCAGTGAACAGACTCCAACTGGATGCACTGAACCCTCCCAGTctggaaagaaagggaattGAATGGTGTGGAAGAGTCCAGCCTGCAGGAAAACTTCAACACTGCTGCCATGCTGTGACCTGGATTGTTCTTAGTCTTctttgggaaggaaaatcaCAATTCTGggttgttgatttttttttaattctgcccAGGTTTCCTGCGTGCCCCCAGCACTGAGGTGCAGTGCAGACAGGCTGggggagtctgttccagtgaccgctgccccccaccccacacGAGACCCTTcgggcactgccagcagggaaTTCCCTGCTGTAGGACCGTGGTGAGTCAGGGATGTGATGGGTCACACACCCACAGAagggcttgggttggaagggacctttcaAGGTCATCTATTCCACCCCCATTATCATGGACACCTTCAACAAGATccagttgctccaagccctgtccaacctggccttgaatatttccagggatttCTTGGGGTTTGTTACTCATTTATTACTCATTTTTTTACATCCAGTCTGTCCTTCAGATGCAAAACTCCTCCAGCACAAGCAGGCAAAGAGCAGAGACTCTGCACACTCAGATACAGCATTTCCTGAGGATTTCCTCactgcttccctctgcagcatTAATGATGCAGCTCAAGTGCCTTGTGGGAAAGATCACAGTGAAACCTCTTTGGCAGAGACTGTTAATTAGCCAGAAATGAACTCttcttgctgctgttcccaTTAGCTGGTTCAAGCTGCTCATAATGAGTATCACTGGCTTCAAAGGACACATCTCGATGTCCACACTGTCCTGAGACCTGGGATTTTTGGGTCAGATTCATGGGAAACCTCCATATTTCACCTCACAAAGGCTGCCTGCTCTCATAGTTGGAAGAAGAGCATGAAAGTCATGTTCTTCTTCCAGGTTTTTTACTCCAGTTCCATAAATTTCCTCTTCCagacaaactgaaatatttgatgAACCTGGTCTAATAAATGGtctccctgcccacggcaggaggttggaactaggtggtctttaaggtcccttcaaaccaaaaccattctataattctatgaataatttattctttttcccctcaaattCCTTACTGTAATCCTAAAATTCACCCTATGTCTTTATTCCAATACGAAACTGCAGCAACAAATATCCCTGAATATTTATACTCAGCCTCCACTGATtctaacatttcattttctggttttttggaGGCTCTTACTTAAATTTTGTTCAATATTGGTAGCAAGagatgttaaaaacaaaacatgagcAGCAGAAATTCCTTTCTATACCAGAGATTCCAAGATGGGTAGGAGGCTTCAGGTACAGAGATTGGTCAATTCACtaagtaaaaatagaaattaagtaaaattaattaatttattttatttacttaaaatttattaaagtaaaatttattaagtaaaatagaaaagcaatttattatTATGATTCAGCAGTGGCAGGACTGTGAATATCCTGGTAAGCATTGAAGAGTTGGATCCAGGAATCAGCCCTTGGTGCTCATTCAATCCcttctgtgcattttatttaaatcctTTCCTGGTTGTAAGCACAAAATCTGAaagtttcttccctttttttttttttttttgcagtatgaTTAGTGACCACTGACATCTCAGATGGGCTAAGCAGAGCTTCTGGCAATTTAAGGGATGCATCATCCCACTGGAAAATCTGGAATTCTAAGCGGAAAACATGCATTTGACACGTACAGGCACACACCACAACATGAACAACAGAAAGAGAGCAAACCCCTCCACGAAACAGCCTTAATGACCTGAAGAAACTCCAAAGCAATTCTTGAACCACCCAGAAAAGAccaatatttctcattttttagaAAGTTTTGTTGTTGGAATCATATTGTGTTAACCAACACCTATCCAAGAGAGGTCACCACCATGCAGGAGTGTGTGCCCATGAGAAGATGCAGAACAAGTTCTTCCTTTGGCCCTCAGAACAGCTATTCTctactttattttccttttagagtTAGCAATAACATGAGTAAccctggaaaacaaagttcCCAGGGCACACTGAATGCTCAGCTCGAGTGTTTGTATTTCACAGGTTACACATCTCAATAAATTGCAGGAAACTTGTCCTGGGAGACTTGTGTTTGATCCTTATTCCTGTGAGGTATGACCTCCTTATCCCTGTGAGGAATTGTCTTGCTGTGTGTTTTTGCTGGAGGGTCTCACTTGGAGTCAGTGTGAGATGTGTCTTGTGGTAAACTTATCCgagaaaagggcaggaaaagaaacccaTGGGGTGACAGGAATATGGCCTGGTCTTATTCACTACTAATTTGGTCAGGAATAGCttcaaggccaagctggatggggcttgaagaaacctgggatagtggaaggtgtccctgcccatggctgaggtggaactggatgagctttaaggtcccttcccacccaaaccattccatgattctgtgattctccaaACCCACTGTGATTAGGCTGGTGGGAAGCTGGCACAAACTGGTCATGTTGAGCTCCTGTGGAAGTCCTGAGACCATCCAGCAGCTCATGGCATGGAGAACTTGGACACTTTGAGTTACCCCTCATCTCAAATCCTTGTGGCCTTTGCATTAGGGATGTtagggatggggaagggaaggaggggatgaGTCTTGGTGATGAGAATCTGGCCTGATGGACGCACAGACCACTGCCTCCAGACTGAGCAGTGTAGGGAAAAACAGTTTAGCCAGTTTAGGatccagagaaataaaattccatGGACATGATACTGGTCTACACTAaacaggggcagcaggagcagaatcTCGTGAATGTGCTGAGGCAGTTTCAAGCCATAAAGAAGTTGGCCTTCTGCCATGCTGGGGTTACTCTGTATTCCAAATATTTCAGGTTGGGCTTGCAGATGCAGccctggagaggagcagaggacCGAGTCTGTCTCCTGaatcccagccctgggctggaaTGGCAGCTGGAATGGGCCCTAGTGCTTTTCCAATAATTAATGTAAACATTGCCACACAAATCGCTGAACCACAGGATGGTTTAACAGGACTTAATGACACATGGACTTAATATagttaaataaaattcatttacaGGCTGATTTTTATAGAcagtaagaacaaaaaaaaccatccTGACATACATGAGGAAGTATCAGCAACATGGTTTTACAAGAACTTGCTTTTATTAGAATTGAAACTGCAAATATCTTTATT from Corvus cornix cornix isolate S_Up_H32 chromosome 3, ASM73873v5, whole genome shotgun sequence encodes:
- the LOC109146227 gene encoding gallinacin-8-like, translated to MQEEEDGREKVKNSHCFKCLGTFPLSQHLLHLVALNLAMKIFSLFFAVLLLMLQGTSGFLRAPSTEVQCRQAGGVCSSDRCPPPHTRPFGHCQQGIPCCRTVYD